CGAGATACTGGCCGATATACGCCGGCGCCTGATTGTGCTCGCGCTCGATGCGAGCCAGGGCGATCGCGCGCTGGCCGCGCGCACACTTGGCGTCGACGAGGCCACACTATTCTAGGCCCAACCCCTCTCAGCTACGGCTTCAAGGAGCGATTGTATGTTCGATATGGCTATGAGTCCCGAGCTAGGCACGCGCATCACCCCGGCGCTCTTGAACCTGGCCCATCTACTGGCAATGCCAAACCTGGAACTACACCAGGCGGTTCAGATCGAGCTCGAAGAGAACCCGGCGCTTGAAGAGATCGAGGCATACGAGCCACCCTGTGAGCGCTGCCATGGCCCGGTGATCGAGGGGCTGTGCCTGCGCTGTGCGCTCGACATCACTGGCAGCGATCGATCACACCCCAGCCTGGGCGATGCAGCGCTTGACCCATTGCTGTTTGTCGCCGCGCCGCAGAACTTGATCGAGGCGCTGCTGAGTGATTTGCGCGCCAGCCTGCCCGCGCACGAGTATCCGATCGCGCTCGAGCTGGTGGGCAACCTTGATGATCGCGGCTTCCTGGCGATCGAGCCGAGCGATGTTGCGCTCACCCTGCAGGTGGACGAAGCGCGCGTACTGGCAGTACTGGCCCGGCTGCGCGAGCTTGGCCCACCCGGCATTGCCACGCGCGACACGCGCGAGTGTCTGCTTGCTCAGATCGATATGCTGGCAGCGCAAGGCATCGGCTGCCCCCACGCCCGTACGATTGTCGATGCGCACCTCGAAGATCTGGGCGCACGGCGGTTTACCTCGATCGCGCGGCGGCTCCACATCAGCCACCAGCAGGTCGAAGCGGTGCGCAACTTTGTACGCCGCTATCTCTGGCCCTTCCCGGCCATGGCCGCCGACCCTAATTCGGTTCCGCCCCAGCGCACGCGTTACCGTAGCGCCGACATCGCCATTCGCGAGGCCGAGCAGGGCTTTACCGTCGAGGTGCTCCACTCGCCCCAGCGCCTGCTGCGCCTGAGCCCACTCTACCAGGATCTGGCCCGGCATACGGCCAGCCTGAGCGAGGGCGAGCGTATCCATGTGCAACAGTATATTGCGCGCGCCCGGGTCTTCCTGGCCAATCTGCGCCAGCGCCAATCGACGCTACAGCGGATCGGCGAGGTGCTTGTTGTGCGGCAGGAGGCATTTCTACGCCATGGCATCCGGCATATGGTGCCGCTGACCCGCACCGAGATAGCGAGCGAGCTGGGCTTGCACGAATCAACGATCAGCCGGGCAACCGCCGACAAAACTGCCCTGCTGCCGAATCGCACGCTGCTGCCGATCAGCGAGTTCTTTATCGCCACGCGCGGTGTGCAGGATGTGCTGCGTGAGCTGATCGCGAATGAGACGACACCGCTCAGCGACGACGAGCTGGCCCGCCAGCTGGCCAAGCGCGGCTACCCGATCGCACGCCGCACTGTTGCAAAGTATCGCGATGCGCTGAAGATCCCGCGTACACACCTGCGCTAGAAGCCCTATCTGCCAGATTCCACAACGGACGCGGTACACCACGTTTCTAGCACATTCTGCCTGCGGCAGAGCGGCGCTCGATCTTTTGGTTTTCGATTGTTGCGCTCCACGCCAAAAATAGCGCACCGAAGAGCAGATTCAGTCTGGAAGGTACTGTTTGACATACCCAACCAGCGTATTAATATCAAAGGGCTTGGCTAACAATTCATCGGCACCCTGAGCACGATACTGCTCAAGCCGTACACCAGCGCTCATCACGATAATCGGCACCGAGGTTAGCCCACGCGCCCGCACCATGTGTAATACCTCAGCGCCGGTCATAATCGGCAGCATGAGATCAAGCACTACCAGCCGAGGCTTACCATAAATAATCGCAAGAAGCGCGCTGGCACCATCGTGAAATATGCTCACCGTGTAGCCTTCATCGCGCAAGACATCGGCGATCAGTTGGGCGATTGGTTCTTCATCATCAATCACCACAACGTCACAGCCAATCTGAATTTCGAGCGCGTAGATCAGTTGAGTCATGTCCTTTGACCAATGGATTATTGTGAATGTCGTAGCACGCATGGTATATGGTACGAGGGTAGCAAAATCTATGCCAGACTCCAGGCTCAACCTGCCGATCGATGATAGCTACTTTCGGATCGCCTTTGAGCAGGCACCGGTTGGAATGGCGTATATCGCCCTCGATGGGCGCTACCTGCTGGTCAATCAGGCGCTCTGCACGATCACCGGCTACTCGAATGCCGAGCTTCTGAGTCGCACCTTTCAGCAGATCACCCACCCTGAATATATCGAGGCTGAGCTGGCGCTGAAGCAGAGTCTTCTTGCAGAGCAGCGCGCAACCTATACCATCGAGAAACGCTACCTCTGCCCCGATGGCAGCACGGTATGGGTACGGCTGACCTGCCGGCTGGTGCGCGATGCGGCCAACCAGCCCGAGTATTTTCTCTCAATCATCGAAAATATCGCACGCAAGAAAGCCGCGCTTGATGCACTGCGCCTGAACGAAGAGCGCTTCCAGATCGCGCTCCAGCACTCACCGGTGGTTCTGTTTAACCAGGATCGCGATCTATGCTATACCTGGATCCATAACGCGGCGCTTGGCATGCCGAGCGATCTGGTTCTGGGCCATAGCGACGACCAGCTGCTCGAGCGCCAGGCCGATAGCGATCGACTTACGGCGCTGAAGCGGCAGGTGCTCGATAGCGGCATTGGCACGCGGCGCGAGGTGATGATCTGGGCGAACCAGCGCAACTACTACTTTGATCTCACACTCGAGCCATTACGCGATGCGAACGGTACAGTGAGCGGCATCTCGGGGCTTGCGATCGACATCACCCGGCGCGTCGAATCCGAAGCGCTGGTGCAGCGGGCCAACGAGCGCCTGAATATGGCCGTTGAAGCGCTGGATGGATTCATCTACGAGTGTGATCTGCGCAGCGGCTACACCGAGCGCAGTGCCGGCCTGGCACGCGTACTGGGCTATCTGCCTGACGCGATCCCTAGCAGCATGGACTGGTGGAACGAACAGATTCACCCCGACGATTTTGAGCACGTGCTCCACACGATGACACTCGGCCGAACGGCCACCGGTAACCATTCTGTCGAATACCGGGTGCGCCATCGCGATGGCTACTACCTGTATGTCTGGGATCGCGCTACAGCGATATTCGATGAACAGGGTCAGATGGTGCGCCTGATCGGTTCAGCGATCGATATTACTGCGCGCAAACGCAGCGAGGAGCGCCAGCGCTTCCTGAATAAGGCCAGTATTGTGCTCTCATCCTCTGTCGAGTATGCGGCGCGCTTATCCGATCTGGCGCGGCTGATCGTGCCGTCGCTGGCCGATTGGTGTGTCATCAATCTGCTCGGCGAACAGGGCCGAATCGAGTCTGTTGCGGTTGTACATCGCGACCCTGCCAAAGCGCAGCTGATCGAAGAGCTGTGCCGCCTGCACCCGCTCGATCCACAGGCCACCCACGGCACGCCGCA
The sequence above is drawn from the Candidatus Kouleothrix ribensis genome and encodes:
- a CDS encoding response regulator; amino-acid sequence: MTQLIYALEIQIGCDVVVIDDEEPIAQLIADVLRDEGYTVSIFHDGASALLAIIYGKPRLVVLDLMLPIMTGAEVLHMVRARGLTSVPIIVMSAGVRLEQYRAQGADELLAKPFDINTLVGYVKQYLPD